Proteins from a single region of Candidatus Polarisedimenticolaceae bacterium:
- a CDS encoding fumarylacetoacetate hydrolase family protein yields MPVPPFNQYLGVELDRMEKGEAEASLVVGPHHLNGRGVAHGGVISALLDTVLGAAVIASIPKEWWCATISLSVQFLEGAREGRIVSSGKVVRRGKRVAFADGEVRDATGRLLATASGSWHLWPFRPGMAAPAETTPFVVMRGTGERIPVGKILCVGRNYADHVKEMGNAAGVPPVLFLKPPSAIVHDGGVVRIPEGTADVHHEVEMVVVIGKTGRAIAESAAMEHVLGYAVGLDLTARDVQAEAKKKGEPWTLAKGFDGSAPVSTVAPRAEVGDGSGLRLSVEVSGATRQDDTTSKMIHGVASLVALASRWITLERGDLLFTGTPSGVGPVKAGDVAVARLEKVGEVRVRVEG; encoded by the coding sequence ATGCCCGTCCCGCCGTTCAACCAGTACCTCGGGGTCGAGCTCGATCGCATGGAGAAGGGCGAGGCCGAGGCTTCGCTGGTCGTCGGTCCCCACCACCTCAACGGTCGCGGGGTCGCCCACGGCGGCGTGATCTCCGCGCTGCTCGACACCGTCCTCGGCGCCGCGGTGATCGCGTCGATCCCGAAGGAGTGGTGGTGCGCGACGATCTCGCTCTCGGTGCAGTTCCTCGAGGGGGCGCGCGAGGGGCGCATCGTCTCCTCCGGCAAGGTCGTCCGGCGCGGCAAGCGCGTCGCGTTCGCCGATGGCGAGGTGCGCGACGCGACGGGGCGCCTGCTCGCGACCGCGAGCGGGTCGTGGCACCTGTGGCCCTTCCGCCCGGGCATGGCCGCTCCCGCGGAGACGACGCCCTTCGTCGTGATGCGCGGCACCGGGGAGCGCATCCCGGTCGGGAAGATCCTCTGCGTGGGCCGGAACTACGCCGATCACGTGAAGGAGATGGGGAACGCCGCGGGGGTGCCGCCGGTGCTGTTCCTCAAGCCGCCGTCGGCGATCGTCCACGACGGGGGCGTGGTGCGGATCCCCGAGGGGACCGCCGACGTGCACCACGAGGTGGAGATGGTCGTCGTGATCGGCAAGACCGGACGAGCGATCGCCGAGTCCGCCGCCATGGAGCACGTCCTCGGCTACGCCGTCGGCCTCGACCTCACCGCCCGGGACGTGCAGGCGGAGGCGAAGAAAAAAGGCGAGCCCTGGACCCTCGCGAAGGGGTTCGACGGCTCGGCGCCGGTCTCCACGGTCGCGCCGCGGGCCGAGGTCGGCGACGGATCGGGGCTGAGGCTGTCGGTCGAGGTCTCCGGTGCGACCCGCCAGGACGACACGACCTCGAAGATGATCCACGGCGTCGCCTCCCTCGTCGCGCTGGCCTCGCGCTGGATCACCCTCGAGCGCGGCGACCTGCTCTTCACCGGCACGCCGTCGGGGGTCGGACCGGTGAAGGCCGGCGACGTCGCGGTCGCCCGGCTCGAGAAGGTGGGAGAGGTGCGGGTCCGCGTCGAAGGCTGA